A section of the Phaseolus vulgaris cultivar G19833 chromosome 8, P. vulgaris v2.0, whole genome shotgun sequence genome encodes:
- the LOC137826325 gene encoding ribonuclease 3-like protein 2 — protein sequence MMSSAEKRKRVFDRNQREMEASVNVVERILGYKFRNWKLLEEALTHSSFTEGVSYERLEFIGDPIISLAISNYLFLAYPQLDPGHLSTLRAANISTEKLARVAVRHGLHRFVRHNAPALRDQVERFVDAVALENHSVVAHGGSVKAPKVLADIVESVAGAMYVDVGYDLEELWKNFRGILEPIVTPEDLEQQPQPVTALFEICQKRGKHVEIKQVRNETESMANVFVDGEIIASATSVQKDLAKLEAAKIALNRLAYLVPRTSTRPCCSNMNFYPDEDGNMIIEGAKHRLHELCENKKWPKPVYRIVKDSGPSHEKRFVCAVEITIEEEERILQMSGYEKSRVKDAQNTAASLMLMALLGQ from the exons ATGATGAGTTCAGCAGAGAAGAGAAAAAGGGTTTTTGACAGAAATCAGAGAGAGATGGAAGCATCGGTGAATGTGGTGGAGAGAATCTTAGGGTACAAATTCAGAAATTGGAAGCTTCTAGAAGAAGCACTCACTCATTCATCTTTCACGGAAGGTGTTTCTTACGAGCGCCTTGAGTTCATCGGAGACCCCATTATCAGTCTCGCCATCAGCAACtacctctttctcgcctacccGCAGCTCGATCCTGGCCACCTATCTACCCTCCGCGCCGCCAACATCAGCACCGAGAAGCTCGCCCGGGTCGCCGTCCGCCACGGCCTCCACCGCTTCGTCCGCCACAATGCGCCGGCCCTCAGAGACCAGGTCGAGAGGTTTGTGGACGCCGTCGCCCTAGAGAATCACTCCGTCGTGGCGCACGGCGGATCCGTCAAGGCGCCCAAGGTCCTCGCGGATATAGTCGAGTCCGTTGCCGGAGCTATGTACGTTGACGTGGGATACGACCTGGAGGAACTATGGAAG AATTTCAGAGGAATTTTGGAACCAATAGTGACACCTGAGGATTTGGAGCAACAGCCCCAACCGGTGACGGCATTATTTGAAATATGCCAGAAAAGGGGGAAACATGTTGAGATTAAACAGGTGAGAAACGAAACAGAGAGCATGGCGAATGTGTTTGTTGATGGAGAGATTATTGCCTCTGCTACCTCTGTCCAGAAGGATCTGGCAAAACTTGAAGCAGCAAAGATTGCTTTGAATAGATTAGCATATCTGGTTCCTCGGACCAGTACGAGACCTTGCTGCAGTAACATGAACTTTTATCCTGACGAGGATGGGAACATGATTATTGAAGGAGCCAAACATAGACTACATGAACTCTGCGAGAATAAAAAATGGCCTAAGCCAGTGTATAG GATTGTGAAGGATTCGGGTCCCTCTCATGAGAAGAGATTTGTTTGTGCTGTTGAGATAACTATTGAAGAAGAGGAACGGATCCTTCAAATGTCTGGCTATGAAAAATCTAGGGTGAAGGATGCTCAGAACACTGCTGCTTCATTGATGCTTATGGCCTTACTTGGACAGTAA
- the LOC137824324 gene encoding uncharacterized protein — MKTFNKFEILVLFVLALLLGITPLLPSSLRPTYLYFIFNLLIIALGAEAGLLSVFSKPLEDRKQHVSVTQKAAMPPEVHEHDEEREEAFNMLGGGSGASDHSDQRKVKVVEMIGSDAGVSEVDEMKKCSSMANVWIIGGGESEERDEEIEAGNGQELFAKAEAFIGNFYMQLKMQREVYQEPF, encoded by the coding sequence ATGAAAACATTCAACAAATTTGAAATTCTAGTGCTCTTTGTCCTTGCTCTTCTCCTTGGGATCACACCCCTGTTACCTTCTTCTCTGAGGCCAACCTACCTTTACTTCATCTTCAATCTTCTCATCATTGCACTGGGAGCAGAAGCTGGTCTTCTCTCAGTTTTTTCCAAGCCTTTAGAAGACAGAAAGCAGCATGTTTCTGTCACCCAGAAAGCTGCAATGCCCCCAGAAGTGCATGAACATGATGAGGAAAGGGAAGAAGCTTTCAACATGTTAGGAGGTGGAAGTGGTGCCTCAGACCACAGTGATCAAAGGAAGGTTAAGGTTGTTGAAATGATTGGTTCTGATGCTGGTGTGAGTGAAGTGGATGAGATGAAAAAGTGTAGTTCAATGGCAAATGTTTGGATCATAGGAGGTGGAGAAAGTGAAGAGAGGGATGAAGAGATTGAAGCAGGTAATGGGCAAGAGTTGTTTGCCAAAGCTGAGGCCTTCATTGGGAACTTCTACATGCAGTTAAAGATGCAGAGAGAGGTTTATCAGGAACCCTTTTAg
- the LOC137823646 gene encoding GDP-L-galactose phosphorylase 1, with the protein MMLKIKRVPTVVSNYQKDGAADTSRPVGGCGRNCLKACCLPDAKLPLYAFKKVVNEKDLALQECGEPPVAFLDSLLLGEWEDRMQKGLFRYDVTACETKVIPGEYGFVAQLNEGRHLKKRPTEFRVDKVLQPFDESKFNFTKVGQEEVLFQFEASDDGQIQFFPNAPVDVDNSPSFVAINVSPIEYGHVLLIPRIFECLPQRIDRESFLLALHMAVEADNPYFRLGYNSLGAFATINHLHFQAYYLALPFPIEKAPTKKIANLNGGVKISELLKYPVRGLVFEGGDTVEDLSNVVSDACICLQNNNIPFNVLISDCGKQVFLLPQCYAEKQALGEVDAELLDTQVNPAVWEISGHMVLKRKKDYDEASEGNAWRLLAEVSLSEERFQEVNDLIFEAIDCGDNVQRDKEEDAVSSSAHSTVVVVAGSQECVVLQ; encoded by the exons ATGATGCTCAAAATCAAGAGGGTTCCTACTGTCGTTTCCAACTACCAGAAAGACGGCGCCGCCGACACTTCTCGTCCCGTCGGAGGTTGTGGTCGGAATTGCCTCAAAGCTTGTTGCCTTCCAG ATGCAAAGCTTCCTCTGTATGCTTTTAAGAAGGTTGTTAATGAAAAGGATTTGGCTCTGCAAGAATGCGGGGAGCCTCCCGTGGCATTCCTGGACTCGCTTCTTCTTGGAGAG TGGGAAGATCGCATGCAGAAAGGACTTTTCCGCTATGATGTGACTGCCTGCGAAACCAAG GTGATTCCTGGTGAATATGGTTTCGTTGCTCAGCTTAATGAGGGTCGTCACCTCAAGAAGAGACCAACTGAATTCCGAGTTGATAAGGTTCTGCAGCCCTTTGATGAAAGCAAATTCAACTTTACCAAAGTTGGGCAAGAAGAGGTTCTCTTCCAATTTGAAGCTAGTGACGATGGACAAATCCAGTTCTTCCCAAATGCTCCAGTTGATGTTGATAATTCTCCCAGTTTTGTTGCCATCAAT GTGAGTCCTATTGAGTATGGGCATGTTTTGCTGATTCCACGCATATTTGAGTGTTTGCCCCAAAGGATTGACCGTGAGAGCTTCCTGCTTGCACTTCACATGGCAGTGGAAGCTGATAATCCTTATTTTCGATTGGGTTACAACAGCTTGGGTGCTTTTGCAACTATTAACCATCTTCACTTCCAG GCTTACTATTTGGCTCTGCCCTTTCCCATTGAGAAGGCCCCCACTAAGAAAATTGCAAATTTAAATGGCGGGGTGAAGATATCTGAACTGTTGAAGTATCCAGTTAGAGGTCTTGTCTTTGAGGGTGGAGATACTGTGGAAGATTTATCAAATGTTGTTTCAGACGCTTGCATATGTCTTCAAAACAATAATATACCATTCAATGTTCTTATTTCTGACTGTGGAAAGCAAGTGTTTCTGTTACCACAG TGTTATGCAGAGAAACAAGCTCTTGGAGAAGTGGATGCTGAGCTTCTTGACACCCAAGTGAACCCTGCAGTGTGGGAAATTAGTGGGCACATGGTTTTAAAGAGGAAGAAGGATTATGACGAGGCATCTGAAGGCAATGCTTGGAGGCTTCTTGCAGAGGTGTCTCTCTCTGAAGAGAGGTTTCAAGAAGTCAACGACCTTATTTTTGAAGCCATTGACTGTGGTGATAATGTTCAGCGTGACAAGGAAGAGGATGCAGTGAGCTCAAGTGCACACTCTACTGTGGTGGTGGTTGCTGGTTCACAAGAATGTGTTGTTCTTCAGTAA